One stretch of Sander lucioperca isolate FBNREF2018 chromosome 13, SLUC_FBN_1.2, whole genome shotgun sequence DNA includes these proteins:
- the dtx2 gene encoding probable E3 ubiquitin-protein ligase DTX2 isoform X1: protein MAIVSGSCARVNGSRNGPSVSATPSGSVGQSQPMIAVWEWQDDLGYWRPYSGQVSAYIERCLASRGQRGGGPGSTSICLGQSDPSLSPYLIDIPSLKQFRQDTGKTRSVRRSLFAQSSGLGSGVYWEWLNDEGGWTPYETRTSILLEHSYQARQGTADLGPHGYNYIVDLTSLAQVNKATGFRRQVRRQCNLPYPLASSGPPAIPSGLACSCQQCLSHSSTGPMPSRSRHSFSSGSLNRPSLQATGRATAAHPTSVYSPYPRRPLSVGAMSWGSPWPPPPSGSQLSAPLMTSSTSANGLSVPSISVQLNGSTSVSSALAGMASILMSAVGLGVHFTTAPLPQQQQQQQQQQQQQPAPFSLPPPLLPPASRPSKPHSSSSSVRRAKRQHRRASAQRPEEVIQRYMEVVAGVPDEDCIICMDQLSNPSGYETPSTEEGGQSILPDTVGKFIKCGHTLHMLCMLAMYNNGTKDGSLQCPSCKTIYGEKTGTQPKGKMEIYSIAQSLPGHPDCGTIQIIYSIPPGIQGPEHPNPGQPYTCRGFPRFCFLPDNDKGRKVLELLKVAWMRRLIFTVGTSSTTGEPDTVVWNGIHHKTEMMSNLSGHGYPDPNYLDNVLSELASQGVTEDCFKPPGSSSSSS, encoded by the exons ATGGCGATTGTGTCTGGCTCTTGTGCCAGGGTAAACGGCTCTAGAAATGGGCCGTCTGTGTCAGCTACACCCTCTGGATCTGTTGGACAGTCTCAACCCATGATAGCGGTATGGGAATGGCAGGATGACCTGGGCTATTGGCGGCCTTACAGCGGCCAAGTGAGCGCCTACATCGAGCGGTGTTTGGCATCGCGGGGCCAGAGAGGTGGAGGACCCGGTTCAACGAGCATCTGCCTCGGACAATCAGACCCAAGCCTGTCGCCTTATCTCATTGACATACCAAGCTTGAAACAGTTTCGGCAGGACACAG GAAAGACACGGTCAGTACGTCGGTCCCTGTTTGCCCAGTCCTCAGGCCTCGGCAGTGGTGTGTACTGGGAATGGCTCAACGATGAAGGAGGATGGACTCCATATGAGACTCGAACCTCTATCCTTTTAGAGCACAGCTATCAGGCCCGCCAAGGCACAGCAGACTTGGGCCCGCATGGATACAATTACATAGTGGATCTTACATCTCTGGCCCAAGTTAACAAAGCAACGGGTTTCAGACGGCAGGTCCGACGGCAGTGTAACCTCCCCTACCCACTGGCCTCCTCTGGCCCCCCAGCTATCCCCTCGGGCCTTGCATGCTCCTGCCAGCAGTGTTTGAGCCACAGCAGCACAGGACCCATGCCCAGCCGTTCACGACATTCCTTTTCATCAGGCAGTCTGAACCGGCCCAGTCTTCAAGCAACAGGGAGGGCTACAGCAGCTCATCCCACTTCTGTCTACTCGCCGTACCCTAGGAGACCCCTCTCTGTCGGGGCAATGTCCTGGGGCAGCCCCTGGCCTCCACCGCCCTCTGGTAGTCAACTCTCTGCACCGCTTATGACCAGCTCTACCAGTGCCAATGGGTTAAG TGTTCCTTCCATCTCTGTGCAGCTGAATGGATCGACCAGTGTAAGCTCTGCCCTGGCAG GCATGGCCTCCATTTTGATGTCAGCAGTGGGACTCGGCGTGCACTTCACCACTGCCCCCCTCcctcaacagcagcagcagcagcagcagcaacagcagcagcaacctgctcctttctctcttcctcctcctctcctccccccaGCCAGCAGGCCCAGCAAGccccacagcagcagcagttcagTTAGGAGAGCAAAGAGGCAGCACAGGAGAG CCTCAGCTCAGAGACCTGAGGAGGTGATTCAGCGCTACATGGAGGTAGTTGCCGGAGTACCAGATGAG GATTGCATTATCTGCATGGATCAACTGTCCAATCCATCCGGCTATGAGACACCGTCCACAGAGGAGGGAGGCCAGAGCATCCTGCCAGACACTGTGGGGAAATTCATCAAATGTGGACACACCCTGCACATGCTCTGCATGCTGGCCATGTACAACAATGGGACAAAG GACGGCAGTCTGCAGTGCCCCTCGTGCAAGACAATCTATGGAGAGAAGACTGGCACCCAGCCCAAAGGCAAGATGGAAATTTACAGCATCGCCCAGTCGCTGCCAGGCCACCCAGACTGTGGCACCATCCAGATCATCTACAGCATACCACCTGGCATACAG GGCCCGGAACATCCCAACCCAGGACAGCCGTACACCTGTAGAGGCTTCCCTCGCTTCTGTTTTCTACCAGACAACGACAAGGGCAGGAAG GTGCTGGAGCTGCTGAAGGTGGCGTGGATGAGACGCCTCATCTTCACCGTGGGAACGTCCAGCACCACCGGAGAGCCCGACACAGTGGTGTGGAACGGCATCCACCACAAAACTGAGATGATGTCCAACTTGTCGGGCCACGGCTACCCCGACCCCAACTATTTGGACAATGTTCTGTCTGAGCTGGCCTCTCAGGGCGTGACAGAGGACTGCTTCAAACCTCCaggcagcagtagcagcagcagctag
- the dtx2 gene encoding probable E3 ubiquitin-protein ligase DTX2 isoform X2, with the protein MAIVSGSCARVNGSRNGPSVSATPSGSVGQSQPMIAVWEWQDDLGYWRPYSGQVSAYIERCLASRGQRGGGPGSTSICLGQSDPSLSPYLIDIPSLKQFRQDTGKTRSVRRSLFAQSSGLGSGVYWEWLNDEGGWTPYETRTSILLEHSYQARQGTADLGPHGYNYIVDLTSLAQVNKATGFRRQVRRQCNLPYPLASSGPPAIPSGLACSCQQCLSHSSTGPMPSRSRHSFSSGSLNRPSLQATGRATAAHPTSVYSPYPRRPLSVGAMSWGSPWPPPPSGSQLSAPLMTSSTSANGLSVPSISVQLNGSTSVSSALAASAQRPEEVIQRYMEVVAGVPDEDCIICMDQLSNPSGYETPSTEEGGQSILPDTVGKFIKCGHTLHMLCMLAMYNNGTKDGSLQCPSCKTIYGEKTGTQPKGKMEIYSIAQSLPGHPDCGTIQIIYSIPPGIQGPEHPNPGQPYTCRGFPRFCFLPDNDKGRKVLELLKVAWMRRLIFTVGTSSTTGEPDTVVWNGIHHKTEMMSNLSGHGYPDPNYLDNVLSELASQGVTEDCFKPPGSSSSSS; encoded by the exons ATGGCGATTGTGTCTGGCTCTTGTGCCAGGGTAAACGGCTCTAGAAATGGGCCGTCTGTGTCAGCTACACCCTCTGGATCTGTTGGACAGTCTCAACCCATGATAGCGGTATGGGAATGGCAGGATGACCTGGGCTATTGGCGGCCTTACAGCGGCCAAGTGAGCGCCTACATCGAGCGGTGTTTGGCATCGCGGGGCCAGAGAGGTGGAGGACCCGGTTCAACGAGCATCTGCCTCGGACAATCAGACCCAAGCCTGTCGCCTTATCTCATTGACATACCAAGCTTGAAACAGTTTCGGCAGGACACAG GAAAGACACGGTCAGTACGTCGGTCCCTGTTTGCCCAGTCCTCAGGCCTCGGCAGTGGTGTGTACTGGGAATGGCTCAACGATGAAGGAGGATGGACTCCATATGAGACTCGAACCTCTATCCTTTTAGAGCACAGCTATCAGGCCCGCCAAGGCACAGCAGACTTGGGCCCGCATGGATACAATTACATAGTGGATCTTACATCTCTGGCCCAAGTTAACAAAGCAACGGGTTTCAGACGGCAGGTCCGACGGCAGTGTAACCTCCCCTACCCACTGGCCTCCTCTGGCCCCCCAGCTATCCCCTCGGGCCTTGCATGCTCCTGCCAGCAGTGTTTGAGCCACAGCAGCACAGGACCCATGCCCAGCCGTTCACGACATTCCTTTTCATCAGGCAGTCTGAACCGGCCCAGTCTTCAAGCAACAGGGAGGGCTACAGCAGCTCATCCCACTTCTGTCTACTCGCCGTACCCTAGGAGACCCCTCTCTGTCGGGGCAATGTCCTGGGGCAGCCCCTGGCCTCCACCGCCCTCTGGTAGTCAACTCTCTGCACCGCTTATGACCAGCTCTACCAGTGCCAATGGGTTAAG TGTTCCTTCCATCTCTGTGCAGCTGAATGGATCGACCAGTGTAAGCTCTGCCCTGGCAG CCTCAGCTCAGAGACCTGAGGAGGTGATTCAGCGCTACATGGAGGTAGTTGCCGGAGTACCAGATGAG GATTGCATTATCTGCATGGATCAACTGTCCAATCCATCCGGCTATGAGACACCGTCCACAGAGGAGGGAGGCCAGAGCATCCTGCCAGACACTGTGGGGAAATTCATCAAATGTGGACACACCCTGCACATGCTCTGCATGCTGGCCATGTACAACAATGGGACAAAG GACGGCAGTCTGCAGTGCCCCTCGTGCAAGACAATCTATGGAGAGAAGACTGGCACCCAGCCCAAAGGCAAGATGGAAATTTACAGCATCGCCCAGTCGCTGCCAGGCCACCCAGACTGTGGCACCATCCAGATCATCTACAGCATACCACCTGGCATACAG GGCCCGGAACATCCCAACCCAGGACAGCCGTACACCTGTAGAGGCTTCCCTCGCTTCTGTTTTCTACCAGACAACGACAAGGGCAGGAAG GTGCTGGAGCTGCTGAAGGTGGCGTGGATGAGACGCCTCATCTTCACCGTGGGAACGTCCAGCACCACCGGAGAGCCCGACACAGTGGTGTGGAACGGCATCCACCACAAAACTGAGATGATGTCCAACTTGTCGGGCCACGGCTACCCCGACCCCAACTATTTGGACAATGTTCTGTCTGAGCTGGCCTCTCAGGGCGTGACAGAGGACTGCTTCAAACCTCCaggcagcagtagcagcagcagctag